One Equus asinus isolate D_3611 breed Donkey chromosome 26, EquAss-T2T_v2, whole genome shotgun sequence genomic window carries:
- the CEBPG gene encoding CCAAT/enhancer-binding protein gamma: protein MSKIAQQNSTPGVNGISVIHTQAHASGLQQVPQLVPAGPGGGGKAVPPSKQSKKSSPMDRNSDEYRQRRERNNMAVKKSRLKSKQKAQDTLQRVNQLKEENERLEAKIKLLTKELSVLKDLFLEHAHNLTDNVQPSSTENLTTNSDNAGQ, encoded by the coding sequence ATGAGCAAGATAGCGCAGCAGAACAGTACTCCGGGAGTGAATGGAATAAGTGTTATTCATACTCAGGCTCATGCCAGCGGCTTACAGCAGGTTCCTCAGCTGGTGCCCGCTggccctgggggaggaggcaaAGCTGTGCCTCCAAGCAAGCAAAGCAAAAAGAGTTCGCCCATGGATCGAAACAGTGACGAGTACCGTCAACGCAGAGAGAGGAACAACATGGCCGTGAAAAAGAGCCGGTTGAAAAGCAAGCAGAAAGCACAGGATACACTGCAGAGAGTGAATCAGCTTAAAGAAGAGAATGAACGCTTGGAAGCAAAAATTAAATTGCTGACTAAGGAATTAAGTGTACTGAAAGATTTGTTTCTTGAGCATGCACACAACCTCACAGATAATGTGCAACCCAGTAGCACTGAAAATTTGACAACAAATTCTGATAATGCAGGACAGTAG